The sequence below is a genomic window from Methylotuvimicrobium sp. KM2.
TGCGATATCGATGATGGTTTTGATGCGTTTGGGGTCGAGTCCGTCGACGATATAAGCGCTGACGCCGGCCTTGATGACTTTATCGATCGTGTCGCTATCTTGATCCTCGGCAAACAGGATCACCGGCGCCGAATGGCTTTGATTGATCGTTAATATGGCATCGAGTATCTTCGGTGTTGGGGTATAAACATTCAATACCACGATGTCCGGCAATAAATTTAATACCAACGAATGTAAATCGATAGTATCGAACGGAAGGCAAGCGGTTTCGAAACCATGCTTTTTCAGGGTTTTCTCGAGCAGTTTTTCGCCTTGGATTTCATCGGCGATTAAGACTTTCAGCGCTTGCATGTCAATCCAGTTCGATTTTCACTAAAGTGCCGTCAGGCATGACTTCGGTAATGAACTCTTTAGGCTCTTCGAGGTAGCGCGCCAAGATTGCCGATGCTAATGCGCAAACTGCCAGAATGATGAAAAACGTAGACGGCGCGACATGACTCATCAGCGCTAAAAAAATAATCGCACCGGCATTGCCGTAAGCGCCGACGATGCCGGCTATCTGGCCGGTCATGGGTTTTTTGATCAACGGCGCGATAGCAAATACCGCGCCTTCAGCGGCCTGAAGAAATATCGAACACAACACCGTCATTGAAATAGTCATCATAATGGGCCAATCGCCGGCAATAAAAGACATCGAGTAATAACCGAGCGAGGTACCGGCTAGAAACATCGTCAGCGAAAACTTGCGGCCGATTCTGTCGCTGAGCCAGCCCCCGGCCGGGCGGGCGATTAGGTTCATGGCAATGAAGCTCGATGCCATCAGGCCTGCATCGATCATCGAGACAGCTTGGGTTTCGCGGTAAATCGTAAAGAAAAACATCGGCAGCATCGATACCACGGCTAATTTGGAGCCGAACGTCATCAGATAAGCGACACTCAGAATAGTGATTTGTTTGAATGGATAATGGTGAATACTGTCGATCGGGCGGCTGAGCCGTTCCGCATTGATTACGACGATTTGATAAGCTTGAACAAAGAAAAGTGTCCAGACAATGATGTTGATTGCAAGGACCCAGGGTGTACTAAGTAAATCGGCTTCCGGCGTCGATAGTTGCCAAGTGAGCAAAGACATTGCGGCATAAAGCGGTACGGTCGTGCAGATGTAAAGGAATAGGTCTTTTATCGAAGTAACCTCCATTGCGCCCGAACGTCTAGGTTTCAAATAGGGCACGTCGGGCGGCGTATCCTCGACATTCCGGTAATAGATGAACGCATATGCTAGCGACAAAATACCGGTTGCGGCAATCGCATAACGCCAGCCGTTTTCGGCGCCGAAATATAATGCCAGTCCCGGTAACAAGATAGTCGCGGCGGCTGAACCGAAATTGCCCCAGCCCCCGTAGATGCCTTCAGCAACGCCGACTTGCCGAGCGGGAAACCAATCGCCGATGATGCGAATGCCGATCACGAAACCCGCGCCGATAAATCCCAAACAGAAGCGCGCCCAGGCTAATTGTTCAAACGATTCGGCCATCGCAAAGGCTAAGCAAGGTAGGCTACTCAGTGCCAGTAGAGTGCTATAACTGATTCTTGCGCCGAAGCGGTCTACGACCATGCCGATGATGATGCGAGCCGGAATGGGCAGCGCAAAATTTAATAACAGCAGAATGTTGACTTCGGATTCGGAGAGATTCACAGAATCCATGATCATAAGCATCAGCGGAGCATGATTGAACCAGACGACAAAGCTGATGAAAAAAGCCGTCCAGGTCAAATGTAGGATTTTGATTTTACCGGAAAAGCCGAGTAACTTGAGTTGTAGTGTGGACATTAGCTGGTTTTACTGTGAAAGTTCGTAGATTTGGACTCATTATCTAATTTTTCGATCTAAGAAGCTCGACAGAGAAAATACCGGTTCCGGAGAGGGTGCGGTTGCTCGATCGACAGGCGTCGGCGGCAGGGCAGATTTTTGCTCCTCGGCAATTGCTCCTGCATTGCCCTAATACACGCCATCCATGGCGTAATGCAAAATCTGCATTCATGCCATCCATGGCAATCAGTCGCCGCCGTCGAGCCTACACGGACGTATTCACCCAGCACCTAAATAAGATATGATTTTGAATCATTGCCAAAGACCTATGGAATTTAGGTGCTGGGTTCACGGCGTCCTGTCGGGCGAGTGACCGCGCCCTCTCCACACAGAGAGCTTTCATTTGCCGGGGCGATGGCCGGGCCTTCATGAGAGTTACGGTGACCGAGAGGTGAATAGTGCTTAATTTAATAAAACAAGCAATTAATATGCCGATTTATGTTTTGGTGTCGCACGCTTGTTCATCCGGTTGCGGATAAATATATTGCTTTATATTGGTGCGGAAAGTTAACGCTATTCACCGAATGTGTGCGGTGAAAGCGGTAATTTAATGATTATCGAATCCGGATTGACTGATTAATTACTTGTTAAAACCCGATAAATAAAGGCTTCGCGAAAGTTGCTTGAAAACATGGCATTCATATTGCTTTATCACTAACAAGACTCCTAACGGAGTACCGATTTTGTTGGGGCATTGGCGTCCTGTTCGAGTGATTCGTCACATCGACTGGACGCCTTTTTTTTTGCCTAAAATTTAGATACAGAAAACCGAGGTTGCCGATGAGCAAGAAACAAACATTAGTCGTGATTGGTAACGGTATGGTCGGCCAAAACTTTTTGGCCGGACTGGTGAGCAGCGGCGCGAAGGAACATTATGAGGTCGTCGTGTTTTGCGAGGAACCCAGGCCGGCTTACGACCGAGTTCATCTGTCGGCGTTTTTTTCCGGCAAGACCGCTCAGGATCTATCCATGGTCGAAGACGGTTTTTTCGAACAACACGGCATCACAGTACACTTAGGCGACAGAGCAAAATCGATAAACCGTAGCGCTAAAACAGTTCTATCGGAGAAAGGCGTCCACATCGCTTACGACAAAATCGTGTTGGCGACCGGATCATACCCGTTCGTACCGCCGGTAGCGGGGCATGAACGCGAGCGGTGCTTGGTTTACCGAACCATCGAAGATTTGGAGGCGATTCAAACAGCGGCCGAACAATCCAAGGTCGGCGTCGTGGTCGGCGGCGGCCTGCTCGGACTGGAAGCCGCCAAGGCCTTGAAAGACTTAGGCTTGACCACGCATGTCGTCGAATTCGCGCCGCGCCTAATGGCGGTGCAATTGGACGACGGCGGCGGCGCATTGTTGAAGCGCAAGATCGAAGCGCTCGGCGTAACTGTGCATTTAAATAAGAACACGACCTTGATCGACGACGGCGAGAGTTGCTTGCATAAAATGAATTTCGCCGGCGGGGATGCGCTCGAAACCGACTTGATTTTGTTCTCGGCCGGCATTCGTCCGCGCGACGATATCGCCCGGGCCTGCGAATTGGAAGTCGGCCCGCGCGGCGGCATCGTGATCGACAATCAATGCCGGACTTCCGATCCCGATATTTTCGCGATCGGCGAATGTGCATTGTGGAATAACCGGATATTCGGCTTGGTCGCGCCGGGTTATGCAATGGCGCGTACCGTCGTGTCGGTGCTCGAAGGCGGCGACAATTATTTTACCGGCGCCGATATGAGTACCAAATTGAAGTTGATGGGCGTCGATGTCGCAAGCATCGGCGATGCGCATGCGCAGACGCCGGGTGCATTGGTCTACACCTATCAAAACGGCGATAGCGAAGTCTATAAGCGACTTGTGGTTAACGCCGATAAAAAACGGCTATTAGGTGCAGTGCTGGTCGGCGATGTTTCGGGTTACGGAACCTTGCTGCAATATTGCTTGAACGGTATCGAATTGCCGGAAAACCCGGATTCGTTGATTTTGCCGCACCGTTCCGACGAGTCGGTCGGCCTCGGGCCCGATGCACTGCCGATGTCGGCGCAAATTTGTTCATGTCATGATGTTGATAAGGCAACGCTTTGTTCGGCGATCGAAGCCGGTTGCAATACGGTGTCCGCTCTCAAGTCGGAAACCAAGGCCGGAACCGGTTGCGGCGGTTGCGTGCCGTTGATGAAATCGGTCATGGAATGCGAATTGGCCAAACTTGGCATCGAGGTCAGCACCGATATTTGCGAGCATTTTCCGCATACCCGGCAGGAGTTGTATCATTTGATCATGGTCGAGGAAATCAAGACCTTCGACGAATTGATCGAAAAACATGGGCGCGGTCGCGGCTGTGAAGTTTGCAAACAAGCGGTCGGCTCGATTCTGGCCTCATACTGGAATGACTATATTCTCAAAAAAGAGCATGTCGGCTTACAGGATACCAACGATATCTTTCTCGCGAACATGCAAAAGGACGGCACCTATTCGGTCGTGCCTCGCGTGACCGGCGGCGAAATCCAGCCCGAGAAATTGATCGTGCTGGGGCAGGTCGCCAAAAAATACGGTTTGTATACGAAAATTACCGGCGGTCAGCGGGTCGATCTGTTCGGTGCCCGGGTCGAGCAATTGCCGTCGATCTGGCGGGAATTGATCGACGCCGGCTTCGAAAGCGGACATGCTTATGGTAAGTCCCTTAGAACCGTCAAATCCTGTGTCGGCAGTACTTGGTGCCGTTTCGGCGTCGATGATAGCGTCGGTCTCGCGATCGAGCTGGAAAACCGTTATAAAGGACTTCGGGCGCCGCACAAGATCAAATTTGCCGTGTCCGGCTGCACACGCGAATGCGCCGAAGCCCAGAGCAAAGACATCGGCGTGATCGCGACCGAGGGCGGTTGGAATTTGTATGTCTGCGGCAACGGCGGGATGAAACCCCGGCACGGCGATTTGTTCGCGACCCAACTCGACAAGGAAACACTGATCAAATATATCGATCGCGTGCTGATTTTTTATGTGCGTACGGCCGACCGGATGCAGCGTACGTCGGTGTGGATGGAAAATATGGAAGGCGGCCTGGATTATTTGCGCTCGGTCGTGATCGAGGATAGTCTCGGTATTGGCGAAGCACTGGAAAAACAAATGCGCCATGTGATCGATACCTATCAATGCGAATGGAAAATTACGATCGAGGACGAGAGTAAATTGAAACGTTTCCGGCATTTCGTCAACAGCGACCGGCCCGACGATAACATCGTGTTCGTCGAGGAGCGCGGCCAAGTGCGCCCTGCCGATGAACGAGAACGGGAGGAATTGAAGGCCCGGAAGCACTTCAAGATATTGGAGGAGGCATGAGCATGAGCGAATGGATCGATGTCTGCTCGGTCGACGATCTGCAGCCGGATTCGGGTGTTTGCGTCTGGGCGGATGGCAAGCAAATTGCTTTGTTTTATATGCCGAAGGAACAGTCGGTTTACGCGGTCGATAACTTCGATCCGTTCGGTAAGGCTAATGTGCTGTCGCGCGGTATGATCGGCGATATCGGAGGTCAGCCGATGGTGGCATCGCCGCTTTACAAACAGCATTTCAATCTGGAAACGGGCGTTTGCTTCGAGAATGAGACTGTCAAAATCGAAACCTATGGTGTTCGTATCGAAAATCGCCGAGTTGCCGTTAACGTTTAGGAACGAGCATGAAATAACTTCGACAACTGTTAGAAGGGGGTTCGGTGGCTCGATTGACAGGTGTCGGCGGCAGGGCAGATTTTTGCTCCTGCAAAATCTGCATTCATGCCATCCATGGCAATCAGATTCCGCCGCCAAGCCTACATAGATGTATTTACGGCGTCCTGTCAAGCGAGTCACCGAACTGCCGCAAAGCCTATTACTTGTTCCTTAGGGAGATTTATGAAATATCACTATTATATTGCCGACGTTTTCACGAACCGGGTGTTCAATGGCGCGCAAATTGCCGTTTTTCCGAAAGCGGACGGACTCAATGCCGAAAAAATGGCCTTGATAGCCAAGGAACTGAATT
It includes:
- a CDS encoding MFS transporter, translated to MSTLQLKLLGFSGKIKILHLTWTAFFISFVVWFNHAPLMLMIMDSVNLSESEVNILLLLNFALPIPARIIIGMVVDRFGARISYSTLLALSSLPCLAFAMAESFEQLAWARFCLGFIGAGFVIGIRIIGDWFPARQVGVAEGIYGGWGNFGSAAATILLPGLALYFGAENGWRYAIAATGILSLAYAFIYYRNVEDTPPDVPYLKPRRSGAMEVTSIKDLFLYICTTVPLYAAMSLLTWQLSTPEADLLSTPWVLAINIIVWTLFFVQAYQIVVINAERLSRPIDSIHHYPFKQITILSVAYLMTFGSKLAVVSMLPMFFFTIYRETQAVSMIDAGLMASSFIAMNLIARPAGGWLSDRIGRKFSLTMFLAGTSLGYYSMSFIAGDWPIMMTISMTVLCSIFLQAAEGAVFAIAPLIKKPMTGQIAGIVGAYGNAGAIIFLALMSHVAPSTFFIILAVCALASAILARYLEEPKEFITEVMPDGTLVKIELD
- the nirD gene encoding nitrite reductase small subunit NirD, whose product is MSEWIDVCSVDDLQPDSGVCVWADGKQIALFYMPKEQSVYAVDNFDPFGKANVLSRGMIGDIGGQPMVASPLYKQHFNLETGVCFENETVKIETYGVRIENRRVAVNV
- a CDS encoding ANTAR domain-containing protein — translated: MQALKVLIADEIQGEKLLEKTLKKHGFETACLPFDTIDLHSLVLNLLPDIVVLNVYTPTPKILDAILTINQSHSAPVILFAEDQDSDTIDKVIKAGVSAYIVDGLDPKRIKTIIDIAVARFKEQNAIKEELKKTKSQLEERKSVDRAKGILMKSQGFDEAQAYHALRKLAMDRNISIGEMAKNVISMADLLK
- the nirB gene encoding nitrite reductase large subunit NirB; the encoded protein is MSKKQTLVVIGNGMVGQNFLAGLVSSGAKEHYEVVVFCEEPRPAYDRVHLSAFFSGKTAQDLSMVEDGFFEQHGITVHLGDRAKSINRSAKTVLSEKGVHIAYDKIVLATGSYPFVPPVAGHERERCLVYRTIEDLEAIQTAAEQSKVGVVVGGGLLGLEAAKALKDLGLTTHVVEFAPRLMAVQLDDGGGALLKRKIEALGVTVHLNKNTTLIDDGESCLHKMNFAGGDALETDLILFSAGIRPRDDIARACELEVGPRGGIVIDNQCRTSDPDIFAIGECALWNNRIFGLVAPGYAMARTVVSVLEGGDNYFTGADMSTKLKLMGVDVASIGDAHAQTPGALVYTYQNGDSEVYKRLVVNADKKRLLGAVLVGDVSGYGTLLQYCLNGIELPENPDSLILPHRSDESVGLGPDALPMSAQICSCHDVDKATLCSAIEAGCNTVSALKSETKAGTGCGGCVPLMKSVMECELAKLGIEVSTDICEHFPHTRQELYHLIMVEEIKTFDELIEKHGRGRGCEVCKQAVGSILASYWNDYILKKEHVGLQDTNDIFLANMQKDGTYSVVPRVTGGEIQPEKLIVLGQVAKKYGLYTKITGGQRVDLFGARVEQLPSIWRELIDAGFESGHAYGKSLRTVKSCVGSTWCRFGVDDSVGLAIELENRYKGLRAPHKIKFAVSGCTRECAEAQSKDIGVIATEGGWNLYVCGNGGMKPRHGDLFATQLDKETLIKYIDRVLIFYVRTADRMQRTSVWMENMEGGLDYLRSVVIEDSLGIGEALEKQMRHVIDTYQCEWKITIEDESKLKRFRHFVNSDRPDDNIVFVEERGQVRPADEREREELKARKHFKILEEA